TCTCACTCCCGCCATCCACCGCCAGGCTTGGTACCGGTCCCCCACACTCCCATCATCCACCGCCAGGCTTGGTACCGGTCCCCTACACTCCCGCCATCCACCGCCAGGCTTGGTACCGGTCCCCCACACTCCCGTCATCCACCGCCAGGCTTGGTACCGGTCCCCCACACTCCCGCCATCCACCGCCAGGCTTGGTACCGGTCCCCCACAGTCCCATCATCCACCGCCAGGCTTGGTACCGGTCCCCCAAACTCCCACCATCCATCGCCAGGCTTGGTACCGGTCCCCCACACTCCCGTCATCCACCGCCAGGCTTGGTACCGGTCCCCCACACTCCCGCCATCCACCGCCAGGCTTGGTACCGGTCCCCCACAGTCCCATCATCCACCGCCAGGCTTGGTACCGGTCCCCCACACTCCCGTCATCCACCGCCAGGCTTGGTACCGGTCCCCCACACTCCCGCCATCCACCGCCAGGCTTGGTACCGGTCCCCCACAGTCCCATCATCCACCGCCAGGCTTGGTACCGGTCCCCCAAACTCCCACCATCCACCGCCAGGCTTGGTACCGGTCCCCCACAGTCCCGCCATCCACCGCCAGGCTTGGTACCGGTCCCCCAAACTCCCACCATCCACCGCCAGGCTTGGTACCGGTCCCCCACAGTCCCATCATCCACCGCCAGGCTTGGTACCAGTCCCCCAAACTCCCGTCATCCACCGCCAGGCTTGGTACCGGTCCCCCACACTCCCGTCATCCACCGCCAGGCTTGGTACCGGTCCCCCAAACTCCCGTCATCCACCGCCAGGCTTGGTACCGGTCCCCCACACTCCCGCCATCCACCTCCAGGCTTGGTACCGGTCCCCCACACTCCCGCCATCCACCGCCAGGCTTGGTACCGGTCCCCCACACTCCCGCCATCCACCGCCAGGCTTGGTACCGGTCCCCTACAGCCTTTGAAGCTCTTCATACTCACTTGCTGATTGTCTGCTGTGCTGTCCTCCTGTGTTTTAACATGTGTGGTTGTTGACTTTGATCTCCAATGTGCCCATTTCTGATTCTGGTTGCCAGGATACTGATGTTCTGGATTTTGACCTTGTCATTATGTCTGATATATTTATAATGTATActaaacacaaaatactgtgcACAAGCCTTCGACAACCAAAGAAGACGTTTAAAGCTATTTCTGTGGGTATTACATGTGTATTTGTTCAGAATAACATCATTTTAACACtatacatgcccccccccccaccagaaattaaaacagaatttaaattaatttgataTGGCCCAGAACCATATACTTAATAActatatcagaatcagaatcagctatTATTCGTCAAGTGcactggggcacacaaggaatttgtttccgGCAGCTTGAGACTCTCATGCACAGACAATAAGcgacactatacaaacaataaattacactatacaagaaatacaaatgtgaaaaattataaatattataaatatatacacacgtGGGTAACAGTGTGCAATTAAGGTGCGAGGTAGAGTGCAACAGGGGGGAGATTTACAGAAAGCAGATGACAGCTTAGCtgtttatgagggtgatggcctgagggaagaagctgATCCTGTGTCTGGTGGTGTTTGTGTACTGGTGGTtctgtagcgcctgccagaggggaggagctggaagagattgtgtccagggtgtgacggatctgaaatgattttatctGCTCGTTTCCTAGTCCTTGAGCAGTACAAGTCCTGgatggagggcaggggggcactGATGATTTTTCCTGCTGTCCGTACAGCCCGCTGCAGTCTGTTCCTGTCCTGCTTAGTGGCTGCTCCATAC
This genomic interval from Paramormyrops kingsleyae isolate MSU_618 chromosome 8, PKINGS_0.4, whole genome shotgun sequence contains the following:
- the LOC111853533 gene encoding uncharacterized protein isoform X1, with the protein product MHFKTMKLFLILVLLKGAHCQAIWGPKEITVMEHEDLTVECRYKRGYENDEKYWCIGRTFRSCSILARTTSLEISRSGLFLSENKTHRVIKIIMKDIQERDEGTYWCGISSFWRDEHSPVVVKVKKALLITPTKAKEIVSSTAKPETTIRTTKAPVIETLNGIGWSPTHTAAAISVGLLLLLLCLFIATYIWRLKRLTPAIHRQAWYRSPTLPSSTARLGTGPLHSRHPPPGLVPVPHTPVIHRQAWYRSPTLPPSTARLGTGPPQSHHPPPGLVPVPQTPTIHRQAWYRSPTLPSSTARLGTGPPHSRHPPPGLVPVPHSPIIHRQAWYRSPTLPSSTARLGTGPPHSRHPPPGLVPVPHSPIIHRQAWYRSPKLPPSTARLGTGPPQSRHPPPGLVPVPQTPTIHRQAWYRSPTVPSSTARLGTSPPNSRHPPPGLVPVPHTPVIHRQAWYRSPKLPSSTARLGTGPPHSRHPPPGLVPVPHTPAIHRQAWYRSPTLPPSTARLGTGPLQPLKLFILTC